Within the Opitutaceae bacterium TAV5 genome, the region AGTCGGGCGGGGCGTCCCGGTGTGATAGCCGGGATGCCCCGCTTTTTTTCCTGATCCGCCGGATAACCGGCCAACAACCGTGACTGTCGACTATACCATCATCGTTCTGTCCATAATCCTGCTCTGGATTCCCCGTTCGTGGATGAAAATCGGGCGTCTGTCCCGGCATCGCGGCGGCAGCGGCGTTCGCTCGGGAAGCAGAGGGAAGGAGAAGAGCCTGGCCAGGGCAAGACTGCTCGTGGACTACAGGCTGGACCGGCGGAAGGCATTCGGGGACCTGCGCAACTGGCTGGATATGTTCCGGGCGCTGGCAGGCAGCGTGGGGTTATTTGTCATGGGCGTCCAAGGATTGACCGATATGCCCCTGGACATAGCAACGCCCTGGATTGCCGGCCAGATCGGCGTCGTGATGGTGGCGGTGTACATCCAGACGTTCAGGTTCGGGAAGGATTTTGTATTTTTCGCCCCGGTATTCTTCATCCAGGGGCTGATGTTTGGCCTGACGAATGGATGGATGGTGCTGCCGATCCTGATCGGGCTGTGGACAGTGCTGGCCCACCCGGCAGCTTTCCTGGCTGCATTTGGAGGCATCGTGGCGATTTTCGGGGCGCTGACGGGAGTACCGACCGTTTACGTGCTGGCGGCGCTGGGGGTGACGATGGGGCCGGTACTGACAAGCATTCTGGCCAGGCAGAAGATGGCCGCCAGTATCACGCGCTGTCTCATCCGTGAAGCACCGGTCCGTTCCCTGCCCGGGATGAACCGCCGCCTGGCCCCGGTTGCGGAGCACGAAACACCGGCCAGGCATGACCGGTGATCGCCCGCGTCCCCCGGTAAAGACCGGGATGGCCTGATTCCCTTTTCCTCCGGGCCGGAGGAAGGGGAGGGAGCATGACCGGAATTACCTTTATGCTCCCATTCCTTCGCCCCTGCGCCCGGGCGAGGATCGCCAGGCTGATCGGCAACGCCCGCCCATGTGGCCGGTTCCGGCTCGGATTCGCTAAAACCACCCCGTCCGATTCGAGCGTCCTCGAGCGGTCCTCCTTGCCTGAAAAAATAGAGATCAGGAGAAGGAAAATCATATATTATCTAATTGTATTACAAATAGATAACACAAAATACAGGGTTTTGCCTGGCTTGTTGGCCCCGGAAAAACCGGGCAAAGTGCGCACTGCACCTGCGCCACATGCACGCCACCGCCGATCCCACGCACCACACCGCTTCCGCCACCTGCGCGGGGCGCGCTTGCATGAAAGATAGAGCGGGAAAATCCGCGGAAGTGCCTGGCGGCATGGTCAATTACATACCCTCCCCCCCCCGCTGAAATCCGCACGCCTCCTTTTTCCTTTCTCACCGTGAGAACTCATGTAATGAAAAACAAACTACCTATCAAATACGGCGACTCGCTCCGGCGGGCGCTGCTCGCCACTGCCGCCGCCGCTACGGCCCTGCTCACGCCCGCCGCCTCGCAGGCCTGGACGGTCACCGTCCTGAATCCGGCAGCACCCTATCTCCCCAATGCCGAGTTGGGAGACCAGTTATCGAATGAACCGATCGCCCACTACCTGGCGGGTTACGGAGCCAATCTCACGCTCGGAAATCTGGCCGACTTCGAACTCGGGACCACCGCCGATGCGGTTATCGTCATGCTCCCCGGGTGGGGGGCCACCACCTACACGGACCCGGAACTGGCGGTGATCACCTCCCTGCTGAACAGCAATGTGCGCACGCTGGTTCTCGGAGATGATTATCAATGGGCCACGAGCAACATCCAGATAGCCGCATTGCTCGGCGGCACTTACGACGAATCCAACACCCTGATGGGGCACCGTGAGGAAACGATCATCGCGTCCGCATGGGATCTGACGGAAGGCGTGAGCACTATCGATACCTATTCCGGAACAGTGATTTCCCCCGGAAGCGGGGCGCCCGGCTATTCGCTGACCAGCGGAGGCACCGTTTCACTGTGGGGAGCGAATGAAAACTTCCTCGTGGTGATGGACGCGGATGTGGTGCTGCAGGCGGGCGCAGGCGGGCCCTTGGCGGACAGGGACGACAATCTCCGGTTCGCGCAAAACGTGGCGTATTTCCTGATGGGCACGTCTCAAGTCCCCGAACCCGCCACGTATGCCGCGCTCGCCGGGCTGGCGCTGCTGGCCTGGGCGATGGTGGGCCGCGGAACCGGTGAGCGGACAACGGACAACACCGAAACACGTCATTAACTTCCCGATACAATGAAAACGAAAGGCTGGTCGTATGCCGATGCAGGCCCGTTCCCGCCGACGCTCACGGAGTGGCGCTACCGCGCCACGTACCTCGTGAGGAACAAACCGGTGGGCGAGGTGAGCCCCGATCTGACGATCACCGTCCACGCAAAACTGCAGTAACCAAAACACCACGACACAGCACCCTGTGGCTATTACGTCCCGTCACACCCGCCCCGCTCTTCCTCCCCCTCCTTTCCTCCCGCACCTATGAAAATACCAAAAACAAATACTACAGGCCCGCTCCGGCGCGCCTTGCTTTTACTCGGAGCGCTCGGCTCGGGCCTCGCGCTCGTCTCGCCCCACGCCCGCGCCTCCATCCTCACCGCCTCCGACGCCGCGGCGTATGACAACTTCGGCTTTTCGATGAGCGTGTCGGGCGACAGCGCCCTGGCCGCGGCTCCCCGCAATAGCGAAATGGGGACCTATGCCGGAGCGGCCTATTATTACAAGGGGCTCTTCGGGAAGAGCGGCACGGTGCCCCAGGACGTGAAGCTCCTCGCCTCCGACGGCGCGACGGGTGACAGCTTCGGCTTTTCGGTGAGCCTGTCGGGCGACCGCGCCTTGGCCGGAGCGTATTATCATGACGGCAATGCGATCAACGATACGGGAGCGGCCTATTATTTTAAGGGGCTGGACGGGAAGAGCGGCACGGTGGAGCAGGACGTGAAGCTCCTCGCCTCCGACGGCGCGGCGAGTGACCTCTTCGGCATTTCGGTGAGCCTGTCGGGCGACAGCGCCTTGGTCGCGGCTTATCAGGATGACGACAAGGCGAGCAATGCCGGCTCGGCCTATTATTTTAAGGGGCTGGACGGCAAAGCGGTCGGCTCCACGGTGGAGCAGGACGTGAAGCTCCTCGCCTCCGACGGCGCGTATAATGACTACTTCGGCATTTCGGTGAGCCTGTCGGGCGACAGCGCCTTGGTCGCGGCTTATCAGGATGACGACAAGGGGAGCAATGCCGGCTCGGCCTATTATTACAAGGGGCTGGACAGTAAGACGGGCCGCCCGTCGGGCTACACCGGCCCTGCCAGCGTCACCACCGCCACCTATCAGGATGTGAAGCTCGTCGCCTCCGACGGCGCGGTGGATGACTCCTTCGGCTTTTCGGTGAGCCTGTTGGGCGACAGCGCCTTGGCCGGGGCTGTTTACGGTGATGGCAACGATGTCGATTCGGGTGCAGCCTATTACTACAAGGGGCTGGACTTGAAGAGCGGCACGGTGGAGCAGGACGTGAAGCTCGTCGCCTCCGACGGCGCGGAGTATGACGAATTCGGCCAGTCGGTGAGCCTGTCGGGCGACAGCGCCTTGGCCGGGGCTGCTTACGGTGATGGCAACGATGTCGATTCGGGTGCAGCCTATTACTACAAGGGGCTGGACGGCAAAGCAACCGGCTCCACGGTGGAGCAGGACGTGAAGCTCCTCGCCTCCGACGGCGCGGCGGGTGACAGCTTCGGCCATTCGGTGCGCCTGGAGGGCGACCGCTTCGTGATCGGTGCACATTGCGCCCAAACCTATACCGGCAAAGCCTACGCGGGCGACATCCGGGCCTTCACGACGCTGGACGCGATCGGCACCGGGCTGATGACCGACGGGCTGAGCTTCGTGTCGCAGGGCGACTGGGTGATCGGCGAAACCACCACCGGCACCGCGGTGATCCTGAGCCGGGATGCCGCAACCGGCATCGCCGACACCGCCAATGTCACCGCCACGGGCGCGGCCGTTTACATCGGCAAGAACGCCGGCTCCCACTACAACTCGCTGTATATTAAAGGCGAGCTCACCGCCAACGCCGTCTATGTGGGTGCGGAGGGCAACAACAGCAACATGCTGGCCCTGTCCACGACCGGCCGGGTGACGGCGGACGAGGTGATGATCGCCGACTACGGCATCGTCGTTTTCGAGCTCGGGGCCGCGGGAGTCAACGGCCGGGTCGCTGCGGGCGAGATCGTCCTCGGCGACCCGCAGAGCTCGCAGATCCGGCTGATTCTGTCGGCCAGCGACGGCTTCGTGGCGGTCGCGGGTGCGGAATACGACCTGTTCGACGTCACCACGATCAGCGGGGCGTTTGTCAGCGTCGATACGGGCCAGGTCCCTCTGGTCGAGGGGCTCGAGTGGAACTTCGACCGCCTCTACACCGAAGGCATCGTCGCCATCGTGGAAACTCTCGCGCCGCCGATGATCGGCAGCTTCATGGTGGACAATCCGCCGGCCGCGACCGCCACGATCGACGCGAGCCCGAAGAGCGGCACCGCGCCGCTCGCCTCCACGATCACTTGGAGCACCGGCAACGCCGCCTCGGTCACCGTGAGCGGCCCGGGCCTCGACTCGGCCGCTGCCAGCGGCAACCAGGCCGTGAGCGGTCTCACGGCAGGCAGCCACACCTACACGGTGACAGCCGACACAGCGCCCTACGCGATACTCAACTGGAGCGTGGCCGGTGACGTCGCCTCTCTTACGCTGCTGACGCCATCGGGCCCCGTGGATGTGACGGGGCAGGAGGTAAATTTTGCGACCGAGCCCGGCGACTACACCCTGCAGGCCACCAATGCCTCCGGCACGGTCACCAGCGGCCCCATCACGGTGGTCCTGCCCGGCCCCGCGAGCGCCAGCGTCACGATCACCGTCGCCGCGCCCCCCAGCATCGACAGCTTCACGCCCCCCACCGTGAAACCGCCCATGGTGATCCTGTTCACCGCTACGCCCGACAAGGGCACCGCGCCGCTCAACACGACCATAAACTGGGTGACCGGGGAAGCCAGCTCGGTCACCGTGAGCGGCCCCGGCCTCAGTTCGGGGGGGGCCAGCGGCAACCGGGCGGTGACCGGCCTGGCGGCAGGCAGCCACACCTACACGGTGACGGCGCAGCCGCAGACCAGCGGCACCCTCACCTGGACAACCAGCAACGCGGCCACGCTCACCCTCGTCACGCCCTCGGGCCCCGTGAACGTGACCGGGCAGACGAGCTACACCGCCACGCAATCCGGCACCTACGCCCTGCTGGCCGCCAACGCACTCGGCTACACAATCAACGAGGTCAGGACGGTGACACTGCCCACATCCGCCGCGAGCGCGACGGTCACGGTCACGGTGTTAGCGCCCGCCAGCATCGACAGCTTCACGGTGGCCAACCCGGCTGCGCCCACCGCCACGATCACCGCCACGCCCGACCAGGGCCCCGCGCCGCTCGATTCCACGCTCGCGTGGAGCACGACCAACGCCGGCCCGGTCACCGTGAGCGGCCCCGGCCTCAGCTCGGGGGGGCCCAGCGGCAGCCACCCGCTCACCGGCCTCGCCGCCGGGGACTACACCTACACGGTGACGGCGCAGCCGAAGCCCGCTGCGACGATCACCTGGAGCGTCACCGGTGCGAGCGCCCTGATACTCGACACGCCCTCGGGCAGCGTAAACGTGACCGGGCAGACGGGCTACATCGCCACGGAACCCGGCACCTACACCCTGCGGGCCACCAACGCCCTCATGGTGCAGACGACGACGAGCAGCCCCATCACGGTCGCCTGGCCCGAAGCCGCGAGCGCCAGCGCCACGATCAAGGTGGGGCAGCCGTTGCCGACGATCCCGCCGGTGATCGATCCGGATACGGTGGTGGTGATCCCCGATCCCACGACGCCCGGCGGCATCGTCATCGGCGGCGAGATCGGCAGCGACCCGGCGGACCCGGAGCAGGCGCAGGAACTGGAAGAGGAAAAAATCTTCCTCGTGACGACGACCGACATCCTCGGCATGTGGAGCGTGGCTGACCCGAGCACCTACACGGTGACGGTGGCCCCCGATGGCCTGTCCTTCACGGTTGCCATCGATCCGACGACCGACGCCGCCCGCTTCTGGCGCGTGGCGACCAGCCTGCAACCGGTGGACGCCAGCGGGGCTCCCGTGGCCGGCGACACGGTCAAATACAACACCGTGCTCTCCGGACGGTACGAGGTGACGGTGCCGGGCACCCAGACGCGCCTGGTCGCCAACCAACTGGCCGAAGGCGTGACCGATGCCGTGACCCTGTTCAGCGACCTGGCCGTGGGGTCCAGCATCAACGTCATCAATCCGGACGGGACATCGGCAACCACAACCAGGATAGCAGCCGGAGGTGGACGCTGGCAGCCCGCCACGATGGCTTTCCCGGTGGGAAGTGTGGCTACCGTGCGCAATGCCGGAGCCGCTGCTTCGACGAAAGCGTTTGTCGGGATTGTGCCGACGCAGTCCGCCATGTACTCGCTGACCAGCGGGGAGACTCGTAACGTGGGTACATCCCTGCCGATTGCAGCCACCACCGTGGCACTGGGCATCAGCCCTATCGTCGGCGATACAGTAGGCACCTATCGCAGTAATGGTTTGTTGGGGGCGAACACCTATCTCCCCACCGCAGGTGGGCGCTGGTCGGAGAGTAATACACCCACGACGATCCATATCGGCGAAGGGTTCCAGATTAAACATAACGCCGCCCTTCCTTGGGCGCCAAGGCTCAATGTCGTCGAGGATTCGACGGATGTCGGGCTGGAGTAAAGTGCAATAAACGAACAATTCCGCCCCATCAGGAGAACCTGATGGGGAAACTGAACAATAATAAATATCATGAAAAAGACATTGATACTAGCGGGGCTTCTGGCCCTTGGCCTGACCGCCGTGCAGGCGCAGATAAACGTGGGAAGCAATCCGACTTTCCTTAATTCGGAAGACTGGCTGGATGCGCCGACTCCGCTGACATTGGAGGATGGCTCTTCGTTCTATGGTTCGGATGGTTACATCGCCGCCATATTCGTGGATACGATCAACCAAGGGAATGATGTCCTCATCGGGGCTGGCGATTTTTGCGACACGTGGGGCGGAGACTATTCGGCCAAAACCGGGATGTTCGCCGCCGTAACCAATATTGGTTCGATATGGCTGAATTCCAGTGAGACATTCACTGTCCGTATCCGGGTGTTCCAACTGGCAGCAGGCGTAAATGCGGATTTTGACTATGTGCAGAACGCGTATAATGACGGGAGTGTTGCAGCCAAGTGGGCGGACATTCTCGTCAATGGCACCTACGGCGAATATAGCTATCAGGAAACTGCCGGTGCGGATGGATATGTGCTCAACGGCGGTCAGTCCGTCCATACAACCAGCAACCTTACGTGGTACACCACCAGTTCCGTGCCGGAGCCGTCCACGTATGCGGCGCTGGCCGGGCTGGCGATCATGGCCTGGGCGGCGCTGCGTCGCAGTCGTCGCTGAGACGGTTTTTCCGGGTGAGGGAAAAGGGGAATGGTCCTCTCTCCTGATTGCACCCGGAGAAGGCTGAACCGCCTTGCCGGAGACGGCAGGGCGACTCCGGGCAGGGAGAGGGAAACCAGGTTAGAGGGATTCTGAACAGGATCAAAACCCTGGTTTATTCCCTGCCCGGAGTTTTTTCAGACAAACCGAACCCGAACCCCGAACCTCGAACCGGATTTCTCCCCCGTCTGCGCGTTGGGTGTCCAGCTATGAATCAACAACCGAAAACCGGAATCCGATGCCGGGCGCGACAGGCGGGGGAGATTTGCGGAGCAAGCTGCCGGTCGTGGCGCGGGCGTCCCGCCCGCATCCACTCGTTCTCATTCTCTTACTCTTACTCCGGATCGTACTCATTCTCGTACTCCTTCTCTTTCTCTTACTCTTTCTTGTGCTGCGGCACGCCGTGCGTGTGTCGTGCGAGTGCCGTGCGAGTGCCGGAGCCGGAGAACGATCGATCCGGAGAACGAGCAGGAGAAAGAGAAGGAGAACGAATCCGGACCGGAGAAAGAGAACGAGAAAGAGAACGAGAACGATTCCGGCGTGGCGCGGCCATCCTGGCCGTGGACGGCGCGGAGCGCCGCCGGTTTGTTTCCGTACCTCGCGGAGAGGCAACGCACACGGGCAAGATGCCCGTGCCACTTTTCCTGCCGATCCCGGCGGCTTCGCCGTCAGCGGGCGGGACGCCCGCGCCCCTTCATTCGTCATTTGTCATTCGTAATTATCACTGCCGCCCGCATCTGCCATGACCTCTTCCAGCCCGACAACATCCCCGTCGCCAGTCGTCACCGCTCCGGCCCCTGCCGCGCCTGCAGCAGCGGAGAAAAGCCGGGGGGGGCGGAGCGTGACGCCGACGGCCCCGGTGGTGGTGGCGGCGCTGGTATCGCTGGTGCGGGAAGCGCCGGAATTGTGCCATGAGGAGATCAGCGCGAGGCTGGAGCGCGAATACGGGGTGAGGCTGCCGAAGGCGGCGATGGCGCGCCTGCTGCAAAGGCACGGACTGCGGATCGAGGGCGTGCCTGGCGGGAGCGGGCGACTGGCGGAGATGGAGGCGGCTTTGCTG harbors:
- a CDS encoding anchor protein; translated protein: MKKTLILAGLLALGLTAVQAQINVGSNPTFLNSEDWLDAPTPLTLEDGSSFYGSDGYIAAIFVDTINQGNDVLIGAGDFCDTWGGDYSAKTGMFAAVTNIGSIWLNSSETFTVRIRVFQLAAGVNADFDYVQNAYNDGSVAAKWADILVNGTYGEYSYQETAGADGYVLNGGQSVHTTSNLTWYTTSSVPEPSTYAALAGLAIMAWAALRRSRR